AAGCTTGGAGCTAACAAGTTTAGGGAGACTCAACCATTGGGTACAGCAGCTCAAACAGACAAAGATTACAAAGAGCCACCACCAGCTCCATTGTTTGAACCAGGGGAGTTGTCATCATGGTCCTTTTACAGGGCTGGTATTGCAGAGTTTATGGCAACTTTCTTGTTCTTGTACATCACAATCTTGACTGTTATGGGTCTTAAGAGATCTGATAGTTTATGTTCTTCAGTGGGTATTCAAGGGGTTGCTTGGGCTTTTGGTGGTATGATCTTTGCTTTGGTCTACTGTACTGCTGGTATCTCAGGTTTGTTTTTTTCCCCTTTTCATTCTTGGATGTTTCTTTTAGttattatcttgttcaaacttgctccttttatcttttatattgtAAAAATCTGATCTTTTTTTAGTTGgttcttttaattttatgtgTTCTTGATAATTTGTGAAGAAAGATTCAGTCTTTCCATGTTTTAGAGGGTGAAAACATGTTACTGGTTTATTTTCTGTGTCTGAATTACATAAATGAAGTTTTCCCTTTTCATTCTTGTTGCTTCTTTTAGTCATTTGCTTGAAGAAGCTTGTTCCTCTTACCTTTATACTGTAAAAAGATAACCTTTTTTGAGTTGattctctttattttcctttcttttgctTTGCATGTTTGAGCTTTTGTTTACTTATTTTGTATCCCATACTTTTATCAACTAATTTGATGGATTCTTGAGTATAGTCAACTTAAAGATTCAACCTTTTCATGTTTTAGAGGTTCAAAACATGTTACTGGTTTACTTACTGtctaaattacaaaaaaagTACCAGTAGTTTTCCCTTTCCAACTACTTTTATGGGATCTTGAGTATACTCACAAAAAGATCCAGTTATTGTGGTCATTTTGTACATCATACTTTTATCACTAATTTTATGGATTCTTGAGTGTGTACTCACATAAAAGGTTCAGTTTTTCCCTGTTTTTGAAGTTCAAAACATGTCAAATTACAAAAGATTTGAGTCTTTTTCCTCTTTGATATATCTTGCTCCCAAATCCAGTCCTTTACTTTTTGAATTTGGTTTTTGCACATACGGGGCTTACTtaatttttctcttaaactGAATCATGTGTGTTTTGATATCAAACAGGAGGACACATCAACCCAGCTGTGACTTTTGGACTTTTCTTGGCAAGGAAATTGTCCTTGACCAGGGCTGTTTTCTACATAGTGATGCAGTGCCTTGGTGCCATCTGTGGTGCTGGTGTTGTGAAGGGATTCATGCAGGGACCATACCAAAGACTTGGTGGTGGTGCTAATGTTGTTAATCCTGGATACACCAAAGGTTCTGGCCTTGGTGCTGAAATTATTGGCACCTTTGTCCTTGTTTACACTGTTTTCTCAGCCACTGATGCCAAGAGAAATGCCAGAGACTCACATGTTCCTGTAAGTATTTCCTATTGTAGTTTCAACATTAACATGTTTTAGTGCTTCTTTCTGACATCAAGTTTGTGCTTGAGCTGCCTTTCGGAAACAGTACATGTAGGATTTTAATGGggtttttgttgttattgttgtcatATCAAGTTTTCTTATCATGGAAATGTACATGTTAGTTCTAAGTTAGAGTTTTGCCATAGatgtaatttttgaaaatttatcaaGACATAGGTGACTTTAACATTGTATAATTTGAATTGAAAGTCTACATCTAGAAGTAGATGGAAGGAATATTAAACAACCTACTTGCTGTGACATGTTATGTAACACTGATTGGGTAAAAGTTCATTATACTGTTTAATGTGTGTAAAAAGTTAAATTCTTTAGGACAAGTGGTCTTACTTTTTGGTATAGTTAGGCAAAAATGATGTTCATGCTAGCATGTGGCATGTCTGGTTTTGTCAGCAAGTCCTTTTAGTTGGTGTAGGGTCATTGACAAATATGTTGTGGGCCTAATTGAGTTAGGCTAAAGATTGTGATGTTCATGTGATAAGTTACTGTAAGAGTGGCATTTTTTTGTAATGTAATTCACCATGTCAGAATGTTGTGGTCCTCAAGGTTAAAATTGTGTGTCCAATGCACTACCCTAATAattcaatataaaattataataaaattaatattttagataaaaataatttatgcgaaaattaatttttaaaaattatacacCAAAATTAAGGTTTAAGATTAATATTATAAAGatattacataaaaaataattaggtatATTAGCATTAAATTAAAAACATACAATTTATAATATGTTAAATTAAAGGtgttatataataaaaataatttaatcgaGAAATTTGATATGATACTATTCACATGCTATGCTATAATTGTGTGAATTTTTGTGATGGATTGAAAATGAAAAACACTAAATCCAATCCAACACAAAATTTCACATTATTATAGTGTGTGAATAGTGtcacaccaaatttgatgtGACCAACaccatttttttattaaattattatataagaaaaaaatatgaattatacaggGTGTATATGTTATAAAAGGAAGACATGAtctgttttatgaaataagaaaatataaataaaataaaaataataatttaatattgaaGGAGAGttttggagtaactggtaaagttgttgccatgtgaccaggaggtcacgggttcaaattttggaaacagcctctgacagaaatgcaaggtaaggaaggctgcgtacaatagacccttgtggtcgggcccttctccgaactctgcgcatagcgggagctttagtgcattGGGTCTTCCTTTattgaagagaaagaagaatataaaaatttagtGTAGTGTATTGAAGTTGGTTTACACTAAGATGGTGTCACACCATTTTTTAAAACACTATTTTAACATTAAAATAGTGGAAAATTAACTCCAATCTATTACACTATTTTTTTATACCAAAAAAGAATATCCCTTTTATTATTCATCCAACAGTTGAGATTAAGATAAAATTTATTCTATTATTATTCGGTCAGTAAATTGTGTATATGTTAAAAGGAGAGAAATCATATATTCCTTCTAACTGTGTTAGTTTTATTTGGCACGGTGTTTAAGAAGCAAAGACatacttttgaatcttgtggtttttaaattaaagatgttTATTGTCTTTAAATCTTGTTATCTTAAACTACTAGTCAGGTAGAATGTGAAAACTTACTAATATGGAAAGAGACTTTTTTTTTGAGACAGATTAAAAAGTAAGACACTTAATTCAGATGAAAGAAGTATTTAGAAAGGTTAAAAATTTATTGTGTCTTACTATGCAAAAGCAAAGCCTGGTGTTTAAGTGGAGAAGGATAGAAGGGTAGGctcattattcaccgagtttgGAAGGCTATGGTTAGTCTAAAAGGCGGGTCATAGATGGATTTTtcggttatcaaaaaaaattatcgtGTCTTGAAAAAGGTGTGATATTGGACCacatgaaatgaaagaatgagaTTCCTCAACATCAATCTTAAAAGGATTAGAGAAGTCATAATGACATAAGTTTGTACCTTTACACAACTTTAAGACATGTTGACAAAATTATTTGCCTCTCTTAGCTAACTCCAACTGTCAGTATGtataagttaatttttttttgaagacaTCATACTGAAAATTTGCATGTTTATTGCAGATTTTGGCACCACTTCCCATTGGATTCGCGGTATTCTTGGTTCATTTGGCCACCATCCCCATCACCGGAACTGGCATCAACCCCGCTAGGAGTCTAGGAGCTGCTATCATCTACAACACCGATGCAGCATGGGATGATCACGTAAGTAAAACAATGTCTTTCATTCAAACTGGCTCGAACACCACCATTacttaaccaaaaaaaaaacctttctttcttgtggcatgtttaaGAGCCAAAACtaacaagtttatttttttgttgttgattgtcAACAGTGGGTCTTTTGGGTTGGACCAATGATTGGAGCTGCTCTTGCTGCAGTTTACCATCAGATAATCATCAGAGCTATGCCATTCCACAGGTCTTAAGTTTACCAGTGGATTCTCAAGATTCAAAGAGtgtacctttttttttcttggttaAATTTTTAATTCTTCCCTTGTGATGTATTTGTAATGTGGATTTTCCTTCTCTTAAGATGTGTTCTATTATGTGTGTAAATTATCAGGTTATGATAATGTAACGTACCTTATCGATGAAGGTTCTTTATTTTATCCTCAATaccctactttttttttttaatttgttcgtTTGATTTTTGACTTGACATGAAATTAAGAAATTAGAGAAGATTTTTTGAATCTTATGGTTTTGAATTAAAGAGAGTAGAAGtattaaaaaaagttaaaattgaaTCAAAGA
The genomic region above belongs to Solanum dulcamara chromosome 5, daSolDulc1.2, whole genome shotgun sequence and contains:
- the LOC129890065 gene encoding probable aquaporin PIP-type pTOM75, producing MAENKEEDVKLGANKFRETQPLGTAAQTDKDYKEPPPAPLFEPGELSSWSFYRAGIAEFMATFLFLYITILTVMGLKRSDSLCSSVGIQGVAWAFGGMIFALVYCTAGISGGHINPAVTFGLFLARKLSLTRAVFYIVMQCLGAICGAGVVKGFMQGPYQRLGGGANVVNPGYTKGSGLGAEIIGTFVLVYTVFSATDAKRNARDSHVPILAPLPIGFAVFLVHLATIPITGTGINPARSLGAAIIYNTDAAWDDHWVFWVGPMIGAALAAVYHQIIIRAMPFHRS